A section of the Lynx canadensis isolate LIC74 chromosome A1, mLynCan4.pri.v2, whole genome shotgun sequence genome encodes:
- the CA1H5orf58 gene encoding putative uncharacterized protein C5orf58 homolog has protein sequence MFKNNVTDHKLNMEAIIKNINMISLELKKMQELSQLLLCDLTLHFNHPLKTDDLEETEGKPPLFDESKISDVSFASNSFSV, from the exons atgTTTAAGAATAATGTTACTGACCATAAGCTAAACATGGAAGccataattaaaaacattaacatgATTTCTTTGGAGTTGAAGAAGATGCAAG AGCTCTCCCAGTTGCTGCTTTGTGACCTTACTTTACATTTTAATCATCCTCTGAAGACAGATGACTtagaggaaacagaaggaaaaccgCCCCTCTTTGATGAATCTAAAATATCAGATGTGTCCTTTGCTTCTAACAGCTTTtctgtctga